One stretch of Priestia megaterium DNA includes these proteins:
- a CDS encoding PTS transporter subunit EIIC: protein MSLDNHQLAKVILEMLGEASNIEAYTHCMTRLRVTVKDDSIVKKADIRKLEGVLGLVEEETLQIIIGPGKVNKVTEEFGKLIDESGGINLENRAAQRKSELKEKNATPFKLLLRRISSIFIPLIPALVASGLITGVTKAAVQAKWLPADSQIAILLTVIGSGLFAYLGILVGINAAKEFGGSPALGGLAGILVINPAVADIKLFGEALLPGRGGLIGVLLAAIFMAVVEKRVRKFVPQSLDIIITPTVTVLITGIITYVVFMPLGGLISDGITKGLLGILEVGGVVAGFVLGATFLPLVITGLHQGLTPVHLELINSIGDDPLLPILAMGGAGQVGAAFAIYIKTKKKRLKRAIGGALPSGLLGIGEPLIFGVTLPLGRPFLTACLGAGIGGAFQAHFHIATVAVGVSGLPLTFLVHAHQILLYLLGLVIAYAAGFICTYFFGFNDEMAREFE from the coding sequence ATGTCTTTAGATAATCATCAATTAGCAAAGGTTATTTTGGAGATGCTTGGGGAAGCATCGAATATTGAAGCGTATACGCATTGTATGACTCGGCTGCGCGTGACTGTAAAAGATGATTCAATTGTAAAAAAGGCAGATATACGAAAGCTTGAAGGCGTGCTCGGATTAGTTGAAGAAGAAACGCTGCAAATCATTATTGGTCCTGGAAAAGTAAACAAAGTAACAGAGGAATTTGGAAAGTTAATTGATGAATCCGGCGGTATTAATTTAGAAAATCGTGCGGCTCAGCGGAAATCGGAGCTGAAAGAAAAAAATGCAACTCCGTTTAAGCTCTTGCTTCGCCGAATTTCGAGTATTTTTATTCCGTTAATACCTGCTCTTGTAGCATCCGGACTTATCACCGGAGTGACAAAAGCAGCTGTTCAAGCGAAGTGGCTTCCGGCAGATTCACAGATTGCTATTCTTTTAACCGTTATCGGAAGCGGCTTATTTGCTTATCTTGGTATTTTAGTAGGTATTAATGCCGCAAAAGAATTTGGTGGTTCGCCGGCTCTAGGAGGCTTAGCTGGTATTTTAGTCATTAATCCTGCCGTAGCTGATATTAAACTTTTTGGTGAAGCACTTTTGCCGGGGCGGGGCGGCTTAATAGGCGTGTTGCTTGCAGCAATCTTCATGGCCGTAGTGGAAAAACGAGTGCGTAAATTTGTCCCTCAGTCACTGGATATTATTATTACACCGACCGTTACGGTATTAATTACAGGCATTATTACGTATGTAGTCTTTATGCCACTCGGTGGCTTGATTTCAGACGGAATCACAAAAGGCCTTTTAGGAATTTTAGAGGTTGGAGGAGTTGTAGCAGGCTTTGTTTTAGGAGCAACGTTCTTGCCGCTCGTCATTACAGGACTGCATCAAGGTCTTACTCCTGTTCATTTAGAGCTTATCAATTCAATTGGAGATGATCCGCTTCTTCCTATACTAGCAATGGGCGGAGCCGGTCAGGTAGGTGCCGCTTTTGCTATTTATATCAAAACAAAGAAAAAACGTTTAAAGCGAGCAATTGGAGGCGCTCTTCCTTCAGGGCTGCTCGGAATCGGAGAGCCGCTTATTTTTGGAGTCACACTTCCTTTAGGGCGTCCATTCTTAACCGCTTGTCTCGGAGCTGGAATCGGCGGAGCGTTTCAGGCGCACTTTCATATTGCAACTGTAGCAGTGGGAGTATCAGGTTTGCCGCTTACGTTTTTAGTTCATGCGCATCAAATTCTTCTTTATTTACTTGGATTAGTTATTGCTTACGCAGCAGGCTTTATTTGTACCTATTTCTTTGGATTTAACGATGAAATGGCGAGGGAGTTTGAATGA
- a CDS encoding acetylornithine deacetylase, which translates to MEETIDLLVKQVEERKGELIQLLTTLVSYKTPAPPARNSHEAQLYVADFLKNCGFSIDMWDLYSNDPIVVGTLKGQKSADYQSLIINGHMDVAEVQENEKWETNPFEAVVKDNMIIGRGVADMKGGLAGALFAVQLLTEAGIELPGDLIFESVVGEEVGEAGTLQCCQKGYTADFALVADTSDLHIQGQGGVITGWITIKSSKTYHDGTRRSMIHAGGGLLAASAIEKMAKVIGGLQELERHWAVTKSYPGFLPGTNTINPAVIEGGRHAAFIADECRLWITVHYYPNESYDQVSKEVEEYILAIAKADPWLKDNLPTFEWGGTSMIEDRGEIFPSLEIDQGHAGVQLLAHTHEQIEGKKPPIDVSTSVTDGGWLADAGIPAAIYGPGNLANAHAVNEQLDVNQLVQYTKVMVQFIYTWLHTHKEWSS; encoded by the coding sequence ATGGAAGAAACAATTGATTTGCTTGTCAAACAGGTAGAGGAGCGCAAAGGGGAGCTAATCCAGTTATTAACAACGCTTGTTTCATATAAAACGCCGGCGCCTCCTGCACGAAATTCCCATGAAGCGCAGCTGTACGTAGCGGATTTCCTTAAAAACTGCGGTTTTTCCATCGATATGTGGGACTTATATTCCAACGACCCCATCGTAGTGGGTACGTTAAAAGGACAAAAATCAGCTGACTATCAAAGCTTAATTATTAACGGGCATATGGATGTTGCTGAGGTACAAGAAAATGAAAAGTGGGAGACAAATCCGTTTGAAGCTGTGGTAAAAGACAATATGATAATCGGACGCGGAGTTGCTGATATGAAAGGCGGCTTGGCAGGAGCATTATTTGCAGTGCAGCTTTTAACGGAAGCAGGAATTGAACTGCCGGGAGACTTGATTTTTGAATCCGTTGTAGGAGAAGAAGTGGGAGAAGCAGGTACGCTGCAATGCTGTCAGAAAGGATATACAGCTGACTTTGCGCTTGTAGCAGATACGAGTGATTTACATATTCAAGGTCAAGGCGGAGTTATCACAGGATGGATTACGATAAAAAGCAGCAAAACCTATCATGACGGTACACGCCGAAGTATGATTCATGCTGGAGGAGGGCTGTTAGCTGCGAGCGCTATCGAAAAGATGGCAAAAGTGATCGGAGGGCTGCAAGAATTGGAGCGCCACTGGGCTGTTACAAAGAGCTATCCAGGATTTTTGCCAGGAACAAACACGATTAACCCAGCAGTAATCGAAGGCGGAAGGCATGCTGCGTTTATTGCAGATGAATGCAGGCTATGGATCACCGTTCACTATTATCCTAATGAATCATACGACCAAGTATCAAAAGAAGTGGAAGAATACATTTTAGCTATTGCAAAAGCAGATCCATGGTTAAAAGATAATCTGCCAACCTTTGAATGGGGAGGCACATCAATGATTGAAGACAGAGGAGAAATCTTTCCGTCATTAGAAATTGATCAAGGTCATGCAGGAGTGCAGCTGCTTGCACATACTCACGAACAAATTGAAGGGAAAAAGCCTCCAATTGATGTGTCAACTAGCGTAACAGATGGCGGTTGGCTAGCTGATGCGGGTATCCCAGCAGCTATTTACGGTCCGGGGAATTTAGCAAATGCACATGCTGTGAATGAACAATTAGATGTGAATCAGCTTGTTCAATATACAAAAGTGATGGTGCAGTTCATTTACACATGGCTGCATACGCATAAGGAGTGGTCATCATGA
- a CDS encoding ABC transporter substrate-binding protein: MKKWFVIGLSLVLVLMLAACGQDKENKAGDSKKLKDVTIMLDWYPNAVHSFIYAAQEKGYFKKEGLNVKVQFPANPTDSLNLAAAGKVTLGLYYQPDVAMARANEDVPVKSVGAIVRSPLNRVVALKDSGITRPKDLEGKVVGYSGTPLSESVLKKMVKSDGGDPNKVKLVDVGFELNSSLISKKVDAVIGAYINHEVPLLHKKGYKTVDIDPSDYGVPSYYELVAVTGDQTWAKDSDTIKAFWRAATKGYEYTEKHPKESLQILLDNQDKSNFPLEKDVETKSLNILLPKMKSEHGFGSQTKESWQSNVDWLKESGLIKKKPNVDEMFENIGESK; this comes from the coding sequence ATGAAAAAATGGTTTGTAATTGGCTTAAGCCTGGTGCTTGTTTTGATGCTCGCTGCTTGCGGTCAGGACAAGGAAAATAAAGCTGGTGACAGTAAAAAATTAAAAGACGTTACAATTATGCTTGATTGGTACCCAAATGCAGTGCACAGCTTCATTTACGCTGCACAAGAAAAAGGATATTTTAAAAAAGAAGGGCTGAATGTAAAGGTACAGTTTCCTGCTAATCCAACAGACTCGCTTAATTTAGCAGCTGCGGGGAAAGTTACGCTCGGCCTTTACTATCAGCCTGATGTAGCAATGGCACGAGCAAATGAAGATGTGCCGGTAAAGTCGGTAGGAGCGATTGTAAGGTCTCCGTTAAACCGAGTTGTGGCGCTGAAGGATAGCGGTATTACGCGTCCTAAAGATTTAGAAGGAAAAGTAGTAGGCTACAGTGGAACACCATTAAGCGAGTCTGTTCTAAAGAAAATGGTAAAAAGCGATGGAGGAGATCCTAATAAAGTAAAACTAGTAGACGTAGGATTTGAGTTGAATTCATCGCTGATTAGTAAAAAAGTAGATGCCGTAATAGGTGCGTATATTAACCACGAAGTACCATTGCTTCATAAAAAAGGATATAAAACGGTCGACATTGATCCTTCAGATTACGGTGTACCATCTTATTATGAGCTAGTGGCAGTTACTGGGGATCAAACGTGGGCAAAAGATTCTGATACGATTAAAGCGTTTTGGCGTGCTGCGACAAAAGGGTATGAGTACACAGAGAAGCATCCAAAGGAATCACTTCAAATTTTGTTAGATAACCAAGATAAATCAAACTTCCCGCTTGAAAAAGACGTGGAAACAAAAAGTTTGAATATTTTACTTCCGAAAATGAAGTCTGAACACGGATTTGGCAGTCAAACGAAAGAATCATGGCAGTCAAATGTGGACTGGTTAAAAGAGTCGGGATTAATTAAGAAAAAGCCAAATGTAGATGAAATGTTTGAGAATATCGGAGAATCCAAGTAA
- a CDS encoding ABC transporter permease — MKKYGASVILVVILLAAWEIGARIVNYPFILPTPTGILTKLWELRMDLLFKHLPATLSIVVIGLVISVVLGVMLAVWMNWSPLIERAFYPLIIASQMIPTIAIAPVFVLWFGYSIWSKVIVTVLITFFPITVSTFDGLRSTNKELKELMLTMGATKKDIFFKLNIPSALPHFYSGLKVAVTFSIIGAAIGEWLGAQAGLGYFSRRMMTQFDAAGVFAPIVILSALGILFFIIVVGFEKRSLKWRKTE; from the coding sequence ATGAAAAAGTACGGAGCTTCAGTGATTTTAGTAGTCATTTTGCTGGCTGCTTGGGAAATTGGAGCACGCATTGTAAACTATCCGTTTATTTTACCAACGCCCACTGGTATTTTAACGAAGCTTTGGGAGCTGCGAATGGATTTATTGTTTAAGCATTTACCAGCTACGTTATCTATTGTTGTAATTGGGCTGGTTATATCCGTTGTGCTAGGAGTTATGCTGGCTGTATGGATGAATTGGAGTCCGCTTATTGAGCGTGCTTTCTATCCGCTTATTATTGCGTCGCAAATGATTCCGACCATTGCCATAGCTCCTGTATTTGTTCTGTGGTTTGGCTACTCTATTTGGAGCAAAGTGATTGTGACCGTATTAATTACTTTTTTTCCTATTACGGTTAGCACATTCGACGGGCTTCGTTCCACAAACAAAGAGTTAAAAGAACTCATGCTAACGATGGGAGCAACAAAAAAAGATATTTTCTTTAAGTTGAACATTCCTTCTGCACTGCCTCATTTTTATTCAGGGCTCAAAGTAGCGGTTACCTTTAGTATAATAGGTGCTGCCATCGGCGAATGGTTAGGTGCACAAGCAGGCTTAGGATATTTCAGTCGTCGCATGATGACACAGTTTGATGCAGCTGGTGTATTTGCACCAATTGTGATTTTATCCGCGCTTGGTATTTTATTCTTTATTATTGTAGTAGGTTTCGAAAAACGTTCATTAAAGTGGAGGAAAACAGAATGA
- a CDS encoding DUF6612 family protein, whose amino-acid sequence MKKIMNTGLALSFALLLSACGMPSSEELTGDVKEAQEKVKNVQVKVTGKEEGSSDYQVNGVQEFDFKNKAGYVNTKMDGEELKMYHDGDETLAVAGEESTKVQGEEKKYVTALINNAMELQQNPIRYYQKYDKNLPNEFEVTEKDKDYVLTFNGDKDKKQKIVADDAKAYYKIINQGSDTAVDLDQIKGKDFSLVVTIDKETKQVKKVVKNQSYSVKVDGKTENSKSKQTYTYTYNQLDNVTKPKVEAKAAAASKDSGTETPSKEKQAAYAKEAGQYVDALIQATVYQNTDQFVAKHPNQEDKKQVKEKGEFQKSSFVEFFETNFKGALSSVSSNITDEQLNEVSSAFLKALSSTKYKIKDAAYSAEDDAYVVQVEIQGFNDASVLAEVMTPLAEKYQAGELSNEQLVNELIDGVAKRYREPVELLPAKTVPVHVVRNGEKDYEVLMQDEYLLTFAQQS is encoded by the coding sequence ATGAAAAAAATAATGAATACAGGCTTAGCACTATCATTCGCTCTATTGCTTTCGGCATGTGGGATGCCGTCTTCAGAGGAATTAACGGGTGACGTGAAAGAAGCACAAGAAAAGGTGAAAAATGTTCAAGTGAAGGTCACTGGGAAAGAAGAAGGATCCTCTGATTACCAAGTAAACGGAGTACAAGAGTTTGATTTCAAAAATAAAGCAGGTTATGTAAACACAAAAATGGACGGCGAAGAATTGAAGATGTATCATGACGGTGATGAAACGTTAGCTGTGGCTGGAGAAGAAAGCACAAAAGTACAGGGAGAAGAAAAAAAGTACGTTACGGCTTTAATTAATAACGCCATGGAGCTTCAACAAAATCCAATACGCTACTATCAAAAATATGATAAAAATCTTCCAAATGAATTTGAAGTCACCGAAAAAGACAAAGATTATGTATTAACGTTTAACGGAGACAAAGACAAAAAGCAAAAAATTGTAGCAGATGATGCCAAAGCTTATTATAAAATAATAAATCAAGGCAGCGATACTGCTGTAGACCTTGACCAAATTAAAGGAAAAGATTTTTCGCTTGTTGTGACAATTGATAAAGAAACGAAGCAAGTAAAGAAAGTAGTAAAAAATCAGTCGTATTCAGTTAAAGTAGACGGAAAAACAGAAAACTCAAAATCTAAGCAAACGTATACGTATACATATAACCAATTAGACAATGTAACAAAACCAAAAGTGGAAGCAAAAGCCGCTGCTGCTTCTAAAGATAGCGGCACCGAAACGCCAAGTAAAGAAAAGCAAGCTGCCTATGCCAAGGAAGCGGGACAATACGTGGATGCTTTAATTCAAGCAACTGTTTATCAAAATACAGATCAATTTGTTGCTAAACATCCGAATCAGGAAGATAAGAAACAGGTAAAAGAAAAAGGGGAGTTCCAAAAGAGTTCGTTTGTAGAGTTTTTTGAAACGAATTTTAAAGGTGCTTTATCATCAGTGAGCTCAAATATAACCGATGAGCAGTTAAACGAAGTAAGCAGCGCTTTTCTAAAAGCTCTTTCATCTACAAAATATAAAATTAAGGATGCAGCGTATAGTGCTGAAGATGATGCGTACGTCGTACAAGTCGAAATTCAAGGATTTAACGATGCAAGTGTATTAGCGGAAGTCATGACACCACTTGCAGAAAAATATCAGGCGGGTGAGTTGAGTAACGAGCAGTTAGTAAACGAACTTATTGACGGAGTAGCAAAACGCTATCGTGAGCCAGTTGAATTACTTCCGGCAAAAACAGTCCCTGTACACGTCGTAAGAAATGGTGAAAAAGATTACGAAGTTTTAATGCAAGATGAGTATCTGTTAACATTTGCTCAACAATCATAA
- the murQ gene encoding N-acetylmuramic acid 6-phosphate etherase, which translates to MNEQLTLLTTESQNEQTMKIDTASTKEILNIMNKEDQKVALAVQKVLPDVEVAVEFVSESFQKEGRLIYVGAGTSGRLGVLDAVECPPTFSTNPDQVQGLMAGGEKAFVKAVEGAEDKEELGAADLQKIYLNERDTVIGIAASGRTPYVIGALRYAKSVKAKTVALSCNGNSLIGKEADHSIEVVVGPEVLTGSTRLKAASAHKMILNMISTAAMIKVGKAYENLMIDVHVSNEKLKERAIGIICKITGVSYEQASQTLEEANNEVKTAVVMIKTNENYDTAKMLLNDAGGYVRKAIEHYV; encoded by the coding sequence ATGAATGAACAGCTTACGTTATTAACAACAGAGTCCCAAAACGAACAGACAATGAAGATAGATACAGCTAGTACAAAAGAAATTTTAAACATAATGAATAAAGAAGATCAAAAAGTGGCGCTGGCTGTACAAAAAGTACTTCCAGACGTAGAGGTGGCAGTTGAATTTGTAAGTGAATCGTTTCAAAAGGAAGGTCGCCTTATTTATGTCGGAGCAGGAACAAGCGGAAGGCTGGGAGTATTGGATGCTGTTGAATGCCCGCCTACTTTCAGTACCAATCCCGATCAGGTACAGGGATTGATGGCTGGAGGAGAAAAAGCATTCGTTAAAGCAGTTGAAGGTGCTGAAGATAAAGAAGAATTGGGAGCAGCAGATTTACAAAAAATTTATTTGAATGAACGAGACACAGTCATTGGAATTGCTGCAAGCGGACGCACTCCTTATGTGATTGGTGCATTAAGATATGCAAAATCTGTAAAAGCTAAAACGGTGGCGCTGTCTTGCAATGGTAATTCTCTTATTGGAAAAGAAGCGGACCATAGTATTGAGGTAGTAGTAGGTCCGGAAGTGCTAACAGGTTCCACAAGGTTAAAAGCAGCAAGCGCTCATAAAATGATTCTCAACATGATTTCTACAGCGGCTATGATTAAAGTAGGAAAAGCGTATGAAAACTTAATGATAGATGTTCATGTGAGTAATGAAAAGCTTAAAGAACGAGCGATAGGTATTATTTGTAAAATTACAGGTGTTTCTTATGAACAAGCAAGTCAAACGCTTGAAGAAGCAAATAATGAGGTAAAAACAGCAGTGGTTATGATCAAAACAAATGAAAATTACGACACCGCGAAGATGTTACTGAATGATGCGGGCGGTTATGTGAGAAAAGCGATTGAACATTACGTATAA
- a CDS encoding MurR/RpiR family transcriptional regulator, with translation MSTGGLTMIKNTVAKLPDSERKIAEYILNNPHTVVNSTAGELGRLANASSAAVIRLCKSIGVSGFQELKVRVAGDLARDTEQGYRDIETNETIQSIVKKTVSNSIQSLSDTAELVNYKEAERAVLALIEAKNIHFFGIGASHIIAIDAQQKFLRINKNATAFADSHLAATLIANASKDDVVVGISFSGETPEVSNVLSLAKNRGVKTISLTKYGQSTVSSLADICLYTSYSQEAPFRSAATSSRLAQLYVIDVLFLSIAAQQYDQTIEYIDKTRDAIQFLKTKK, from the coding sequence ATGTCAACAGGCGGATTAACAATGATTAAAAACACGGTGGCTAAGCTTCCTGATTCGGAGAGGAAAATTGCTGAATATATTTTAAATAATCCGCATACTGTGGTAAACAGTACGGCTGGGGAATTAGGTAGACTAGCGAATGCTAGCAGTGCTGCTGTTATTCGTTTGTGTAAATCTATCGGGGTTAGCGGGTTTCAAGAATTAAAAGTAAGAGTAGCCGGAGATTTAGCTAGAGATACGGAGCAAGGATACCGCGATATTGAAACAAATGAAACGATTCAATCTATTGTCAAAAAAACGGTAAGCAACAGCATTCAAAGTCTAAGTGATACGGCCGAGCTTGTGAATTATAAAGAAGCAGAGCGGGCTGTTTTGGCACTGATTGAAGCCAAAAATATTCATTTTTTTGGAATCGGTGCTTCACATATTATTGCTATAGATGCACAGCAAAAATTTCTTCGAATTAATAAAAATGCTACGGCTTTTGCAGATAGCCATCTAGCAGCTACACTCATCGCAAATGCAAGTAAAGACGATGTAGTTGTGGGTATCTCTTTTTCAGGGGAGACTCCTGAAGTAAGCAATGTCTTATCTTTAGCTAAAAATCGCGGAGTAAAGACGATTAGCTTAACCAAGTATGGACAGTCTACCGTTTCGTCTTTAGCTGATATTTGTTTGTATACGTCTTATTCTCAAGAAGCGCCGTTTCGAAGCGCAGCTACATCGTCTCGTTTAGCCCAGCTTTATGTGATTGATGTGTTATTTTTAAGTATTGCAGCGCAGCAGTATGACCAGACGATTGAGTATATTGATAAAACAAGGGATGCCATTCAGTTTTTGAAAACTAAGAAATAA
- a CDS encoding MupG family TIM beta-alpha barrel fold protein — MIGISFYLNDSDAKKRLIEASECGVTRAFTSLHLPEEKGDLAERAKELLHAARDCGISVYADVSKHTPVHLGIESLMTLSSLGVSGIRLDDGFSVEETLSLANEFYIAVNASTLSKQEIESLLSAGLHHHQLLAWHNFYPRPETGLEETFFQQQTDLFNELRIPVCAYIPGEGEKRGPFYQGLPTREKDRNRCPFTSAVDLYGCGVTEVYIGDPYAGSSLLKRLVRYQENRILPLRIRSLHIEGTYSVRPDVSRDVLRLVDTRSVKPVPPFHTVERRIGAITMDNDGYGRYRGEVQIAKTNLPANANVNVIGYVIEEDHELLSLVRPGQKLELVTV, encoded by the coding sequence ATGATCGGTATTTCGTTTTATTTAAATGATAGTGATGCCAAAAAAAGATTAATAGAAGCGAGTGAGTGCGGAGTTACACGTGCATTCACTTCGCTTCACCTTCCAGAAGAAAAAGGAGATTTGGCTGAACGGGCAAAAGAGTTGCTTCATGCGGCTAGAGATTGTGGAATAAGCGTGTATGCAGACGTATCCAAGCATACGCCGGTTCATTTAGGTATTGAAAGCCTTATGACGCTATCTTCACTTGGCGTATCGGGTATTAGACTAGACGATGGCTTTAGTGTAGAAGAAACTCTTTCGCTTGCGAATGAATTTTATATTGCTGTTAATGCAAGTACGTTATCCAAACAAGAAATAGAATCGCTGTTATCTGCAGGCCTTCATCATCATCAGCTGCTTGCATGGCATAATTTTTATCCGCGGCCTGAAACAGGACTTGAAGAAACGTTTTTTCAACAGCAGACAGATTTATTTAATGAACTTCGTATTCCAGTCTGCGCTTATATTCCTGGAGAAGGCGAAAAAAGAGGCCCTTTTTATCAAGGTCTTCCTACTAGAGAAAAAGACCGTAATAGATGTCCTTTTACCTCTGCAGTAGATTTATACGGATGCGGAGTAACGGAGGTTTATATTGGAGATCCATACGCCGGTTCAAGTTTATTAAAGCGTTTAGTTCGATATCAAGAAAACCGCATTCTTCCGCTACGCATTCGTTCACTTCATATAGAGGGAACGTACAGCGTGCGTCCGGATGTATCAAGAGACGTTCTGCGTTTGGTTGATACTCGATCTGTAAAACCAGTGCCGCCATTTCATACAGTAGAACGCAGAATCGGAGCAATTACAATGGACAATGATGGCTACGGACGCTACAGAGGAGAGGTTCAAATAGCTAAAACGAATTTGCCTGCAAATGCTAATGTGAACGTGATTGGGTATGTAATAGAAGAAGATCATGAGCTGCTTTCATTAGTGAGACCGGGGCAAAAACTTGAGCTTGTCACTGTCTAA
- a CDS encoding ABC transporter ATP-binding protein yields the protein MNKSVLSFQNVSFTYKNGDQAILKSLNLDVKEGEFVSIVGASGSGKSTLFRLITGLEQQSEGDILINGQSYEKRLGKVGYMPQQDLLLPWRTILDNAALPLELHNVSKASAHRKVSQLLEEFGLKGYENRFPSDLSGGMKQRVSFLRTVLSGSNVLLLDEPFSALDAITRLAMQEWLLEQWQKRKHSILFITHDVNEALFLSDRIFIFSDKPVSHLEEIQVPLSRPRTQKDLNQQRVLDVKDYLIEQLRSKVNT from the coding sequence ATGAATAAGTCTGTGTTATCTTTTCAAAACGTCAGTTTTACGTATAAAAACGGTGATCAAGCGATTTTAAAATCATTAAATTTAGACGTGAAAGAAGGCGAGTTTGTCAGTATCGTTGGAGCAAGCGGATCTGGAAAAAGTACGTTGTTTCGTCTCATTACAGGTCTTGAACAGCAGAGTGAAGGTGATATCCTTATTAACGGACAGTCTTATGAAAAACGTCTTGGAAAAGTAGGCTACATGCCGCAGCAAGATTTGCTTCTTCCGTGGCGCACGATTCTAGACAATGCAGCACTGCCTCTTGAGCTTCACAATGTGTCAAAAGCAAGTGCTCATAGGAAAGTATCTCAGCTGCTCGAAGAGTTTGGGTTAAAAGGGTATGAAAACCGTTTTCCAAGTGATTTATCCGGAGGGATGAAGCAGCGCGTTTCTTTTCTGCGGACGGTATTAAGCGGTTCTAACGTGCTGCTTTTAGATGAGCCTTTCAGTGCGCTTGATGCCATTACGCGTTTAGCAATGCAGGAATGGCTGCTTGAACAATGGCAAAAGCGTAAACATAGCATCTTATTTATCACTCATGACGTAAACGAAGCGCTTTTTTTGTCAGATCGTATTTTTATCTTTTCAGACAAGCCGGTAAGTCATCTTGAAGAGATTCAAGTGCCGCTTAGCAGGCCTCGAACGCAAAAAGATTTGAATCAACAGCGTGTGCTTGACGTGAAAGATTATTTAATTGAACAGCTCAGATCGAAGGTGAACACATGA
- the tenA gene encoding thiaminase II, translating to MKFSERLYEKLQPIWRQNHNHPFVQGMGDGTLEKEKFRFYMIQDYLYLIDYAKLFAIGAMKATDVQTMGKFAALLDSTLNEEMSLHREYAKKFQISEKELEKAQSSPTTLAYTHYMLHVGQSGTLAELVAALLPCMWSYWEIGKELSEKPGANNEFYREWIEMYSSEEFGELATWCINLFDSLTEDKSEAELEKLEEIFLNTTRFEYMFWDMAYNEAMWPIHE from the coding sequence ATGAAATTTAGTGAACGATTATATGAAAAGCTTCAGCCGATTTGGCGTCAAAATCATAATCATCCCTTTGTACAGGGAATGGGAGACGGGACGCTTGAAAAGGAGAAGTTTCGCTTTTATATGATTCAAGATTACCTTTACCTAATTGATTATGCCAAATTATTTGCGATTGGAGCCATGAAAGCTACCGATGTTCAAACGATGGGGAAATTTGCTGCACTTTTAGATTCTACATTAAACGAAGAAATGAGTTTGCACCGTGAGTATGCCAAGAAATTTCAAATCAGCGAAAAAGAATTAGAAAAAGCGCAGTCATCTCCTACAACATTGGCATACACGCACTATATGCTGCACGTTGGTCAAAGCGGAACATTAGCTGAATTAGTGGCGGCTCTTTTACCCTGCATGTGGAGTTACTGGGAAATAGGAAAAGAGCTCAGTGAAAAGCCTGGAGCTAACAATGAGTTTTATCGTGAGTGGATTGAAATGTACAGCTCAGAAGAATTTGGGGAACTAGCGACATGGTGCATTAATTTATTCGACTCACTTACTGAAGACAAATCAGAAGCGGAATTAGAAAAACTCGAAGAAATTTTCTTAAATACAACGCGTTTTGAGTATATGTTCTGGGATATGGCTTATAACGAAGCGATGTGGCCGATCCATGAATAA